A DNA window from Flavisolibacter ginsenosidimutans contains the following coding sequences:
- a CDS encoding ethylbenzene dehydrogenase-related protein has protein sequence MRLFKKKSLWVITTILLAIGYAVSCTKDNQILDVPQINNATDLLSMKVTTPPTIDGTVDAAWDKATKLNLTLTVPDPGNNLFAGYIGQSYPVTLRSVYDEQNIYFLAEYADNTKSVNVATWYFDPATSRWNQEPTSKTFDANGVLTRDGFGEDKLAMLWNIDNSTAKFNAQTCYSSCHVFTPYLDYSVTPAVMKSNANSGNHYTNGVNEKIDMWWAHLSRDVIFNQMDDNYQDWAGGPGVTNLTGGSGNGRHVDGITVSGASTTWPFAPTYTSSPVQGASNNRQSLKLDGTGASVNVPLWIKPNASNYYYILATDTLPGGSAVKITGVSSTGVLTYNGGSIDPNVGTDYQRTGDAVTGGDGPKCFPSYIASPLIGGRADITCSAVYTGSGWIVEYKRALKTADVLKQDIDFTSLQDQRFGIAVWNKSNNQHGIQPNLTLKFQK, from the coding sequence ATGAGGCTCTTTAAAAAGAAATCCCTTTGGGTCATAACAACCATTTTATTGGCTATAGGTTATGCAGTTAGTTGTACAAAAGACAACCAGATACTGGACGTTCCCCAAATAAACAACGCAACCGATCTTCTTTCCATGAAGGTGACTACACCGCCAACCATTGACGGAACTGTTGATGCGGCATGGGACAAGGCCACTAAATTAAACCTGACGCTCACCGTACCGGACCCGGGCAACAACCTGTTTGCAGGGTACATAGGTCAGTCCTATCCCGTTACACTTCGTTCGGTTTATGACGAACAGAATATTTATTTCCTGGCTGAATATGCGGACAATACAAAAAGTGTAAACGTAGCTACCTGGTATTTTGATCCGGCTACCAGCCGTTGGAACCAGGAACCAACCAGCAAAACATTTGACGCAAACGGCGTGCTGACGAGAGACGGATTTGGAGAGGATAAACTTGCCATGCTTTGGAACATTGACAATTCAACGGCAAAGTTCAACGCACAAACCTGTTATTCAAGTTGCCATGTGTTCACGCCTTATTTGGACTATTCGGTTACACCGGCTGTGATGAAGTCCAACGCCAACAGCGGCAATCACTATACGAACGGCGTTAATGAAAAAATTGACATGTGGTGGGCACATTTAAGCAGGGATGTCATCTTCAACCAAATGGATGACAACTACCAGGATTGGGCCGGCGGACCCGGTGTTACAAATTTAACCGGCGGCTCGGGCAATGGCCGCCACGTTGACGGCATCACTGTATCCGGAGCATCTACTACCTGGCCCTTTGCACCAACTTATACTTCCTCTCCCGTGCAAGGCGCAAGCAACAACCGGCAATCGCTAAAATTAGACGGGACCGGCGCGTCTGTGAATGTGCCTTTGTGGATTAAGCCCAATGCAAGCAACTATTATTACATTCTTGCCACCGATACATTACCGGGTGGAAGTGCGGTTAAAATAACCGGTGTCAGTTCCACAGGCGTGCTAACCTATAACGGCGGCAGCATTGACCCAAATGTTGGTACCGACTACCAAAGAACCGGCGACGCCGTTACCGGCGGAGACGGTCCAAAATGCTTTCCAAGCTACATCGCTTCGCCTTTGATTGGTGGCCGGGCCGACATTACCTGTTCTGCTGTTTACACTGGTTCGGGATGGATAGTTGAATACAAACGGGCATTAAAAACGGCTGATGTTTTAAAGCAGGATATTGATTTCACCAGTCTGCAAGACCAGCGATTTGGCATTGCCGTTTGGAACAAATCAAACAACCAACACGGCATTCAGCCCAACCTCACACTAAAGTTTCAAAAATAA
- a CDS encoding DUF5777 family beta-barrel protein encodes MKQHKHLLLLYLATLFLLTLTTEKLFAQDSTEAVVVKKAKPVKNTFGSVWVMDNQTVMVPVKGSFELDIQHRFGTVSNGTKDMFGLFAPSNIRLGVSYSPIKKLYLGAGLTKERMQVDVNAKYALLLQTPGIMPVSVSYFTNMVIDARDKSNFRYSVDRFSYFNQLLIARKITDRFSAQVAPSFSWFNNAEAYVDSKGEIQNKMHNYHLAISVLGRLKITEKSSIIAGYDQPLTQHPTNNPHPNICFGFETTTSSHAFQVFAGNYAGIVPQSNNLFNQNDYTQGQFVVGFNITHLWVF; translated from the coding sequence ATGAAACAACATAAACATTTACTTCTACTGTATCTCGCAACGCTTTTTCTTCTTACGCTTACAACGGAAAAACTGTTTGCACAGGATTCGACAGAGGCCGTGGTCGTAAAAAAAGCCAAGCCTGTGAAAAATACCTTCGGCAGTGTTTGGGTAATGGATAACCAAACGGTAATGGTGCCGGTAAAGGGTTCCTTCGAACTGGATATTCAGCACCGTTTTGGAACGGTTAGTAATGGTACAAAAGACATGTTCGGACTCTTTGCTCCTTCCAACATAAGATTGGGTGTTTCGTATTCGCCCATCAAAAAATTATACCTGGGCGCCGGATTAACCAAAGAGCGAATGCAGGTTGATGTAAATGCCAAGTACGCGTTGTTGCTACAAACACCGGGGATCATGCCGGTTAGCGTTTCCTACTTTACAAACATGGTGATTGATGCAAGAGACAAGAGCAATTTCCGTTACAGTGTAGACCGGTTCTCGTATTTCAACCAACTGCTCATTGCCCGGAAAATAACAGACCGCTTTTCAGCGCAGGTTGCGCCCAGTTTCTCCTGGTTTAACAACGCAGAAGCCTATGTTGACAGCAAGGGAGAAATTCAGAACAAAATGCACAATTATCATCTTGCGATATCGGTATTGGGCAGGCTAAAAATAACCGAGAAATCATCCATTATCGCAGGGTACGACCAACCGCTCACACAGCATCCGACAAACAATCCACACCCCAACATTTGCTTCGGCTTTGAGACGACTACCAGTTCGCATGCCTTCCAGGTTTTTGCCGGTAATTATGCGGGTATTGTACCGCAAAGCAATAACCTATTCAACCAAAACGATTACACACAAGGGCAGTTTGTCGTTGGGTTTAACATTACCCACTTATGGGTTTTTTGA
- a CDS encoding c-type cytochrome, with translation MKRKAMLVVLITALMGTGFTLKMNDQKTPWIVPDAAKSKKNPVANNAESIAAGKVLWSTHCKSCHGTKGMGDGSKAAQLKTLPGDFTKAEVQAESDGSLFYKTSEGRDDMPSFKKKIPDEEERWSIINYIRTFKK, from the coding sequence ATGAAAAGAAAAGCTATGCTTGTCGTTTTGATAACGGCACTTATGGGAACGGGTTTCACCTTAAAAATGAACGATCAGAAAACGCCGTGGATCGTTCCGGATGCGGCAAAAAGCAAAAAAAATCCTGTTGCCAACAACGCAGAATCAATTGCTGCGGGCAAGGTATTGTGGAGCACTCACTGCAAATCGTGTCACGGCACAAAAGGTATGGGTGATGGCTCCAAAGCGGCCCAGTTAAAAACTTTGCCGGGCGATTTTACCAAGGCCGAAGTACAGGCAGAAAGCGATGGCTCGCTGTTTTATAAAACATCGGAAGGCCGCGATGATATGCCCTCTTTCAAAAAGAAAATTCCGGATGAAGAAGAAAGATGGAGCATCATCAACTACATCAGAACCTTTAAAAAATAA
- a CDS encoding energy transducer TonB: MSETKTYTAADIARYHSGELSAAERHALEKAALDDPFLADALEGYAATKTPVKDLTALQQKLQLRIEKEKGRRKISSIGTNWMRVAALFILIAVGGWAIVQLFGGKESKTENVATLKKPVNTGKNTVADSATVSSAAPLKTTPLSAETQKEYKRTTVAKNKSRTHRAVENKINDTESASSAFISAQDSVKELGYVTQQSAAAAGQKTEAFKKSIAEAKDKEQGNLASTTDTVKNFNVTLKRSDEGLQEVVVAKARKQPARRMNVTIDSLEPAEGWTNFDDYVASHLKEPEELKEKGMEGEVELSFEVNKEGEPVNIAVTQSLCAKCDEEAIRILKEGPKWKPKKKKGKIKIKFPAAP, translated from the coding sequence ATGAGCGAAACAAAAACCTATACGGCTGCCGACATTGCACGTTACCACAGCGGAGAACTTTCCGCGGCGGAGCGTCATGCCCTGGAAAAAGCGGCGCTGGACGATCCGTTCCTGGCCGATGCGCTGGAAGGTTATGCCGCTACAAAAACGCCGGTTAAAGATTTGACGGCTCTACAACAAAAACTTCAACTGCGTATTGAAAAAGAAAAAGGCCGTCGCAAAATTTCTTCCATCGGTACAAACTGGATGAGGGTGGCTGCGCTGTTTATTTTGATCGCCGTTGGCGGATGGGCCATTGTTCAACTATTTGGTGGTAAAGAATCAAAGACTGAAAATGTAGCGACGCTGAAAAAACCAGTGAATACAGGCAAGAATACGGTAGCCGACTCAGCGACTGTTTCATCTGCCGCACCATTAAAGACAACACCGTTATCTGCAGAAACACAAAAAGAGTACAAGCGAACAACGGTTGCAAAAAACAAGAGCCGTACGCACAGAGCAGTTGAGAATAAAATTAACGACACTGAATCCGCATCTTCGGCCTTTATTTCTGCGCAGGACAGCGTGAAAGAATTGGGCTATGTTACCCAACAGTCGGCGGCGGCTGCCGGGCAGAAAACGGAAGCCTTTAAAAAATCAATTGCCGAAGCAAAAGACAAAGAGCAAGGCAATCTTGCAAGCACAACCGACACCGTCAAGAACTTTAACGTCACGCTGAAACGAAGTGACGAAGGTTTGCAGGAGGTGGTTGTTGCAAAAGCAAGAAAGCAGCCGGCAAGGCGAATGAACGTTACGATTGATTCTCTGGAACCAGCCGAAGGCTGGACAAACTTTGATGACTACGTCGCCAGCCACCTGAAAGAACCCGAAGAGCTAAAAGAAAAAGGCATGGAGGGTGAAGTTGAACTTTCCTTTGAGGTGAACAAAGAAGGCGAGCCGGTAAACATTGCCGTCACGCAATCGCTTTGCGCCAAATGCGATGAAGAAGCAATTCGAATCTTGAAAGAAGGCCCAAAATGGAAGCCAAAGAAAAAGAAGGGCAAAATAAAAATTAAGTTTCCGGCTGCGCCCTAA
- a CDS encoding RNA polymerase sigma factor — protein sequence MAFLRNISSNGFSDAELIERYRYTNDLAVLGGLYNRYMDLVYGVCLKYLKTPEDAQDSVMNIFEELIAKLQKHEVGNFKSWLYTLAKNHCLMRLRSEKRTPVVTMKEEFVQSEEAVHLEDVIIKEESYLQMEDCLKQLSNEQRRTIELFYLQGKCYNEIAVETGLEWKAVRSYIQNGRRNLKLCMESNTKATVVK from the coding sequence TTGGCCTTCCTGCGAAACATATCATCCAACGGTTTTTCCGATGCGGAATTAATTGAACGCTATCGCTACACTAATGACCTTGCCGTTTTGGGCGGGCTTTACAACCGCTACATGGACCTGGTTTACGGCGTTTGCCTCAAGTATCTGAAGACGCCGGAAGACGCGCAGGACAGTGTGATGAACATCTTTGAAGAACTTATTGCTAAACTGCAAAAACACGAGGTCGGAAATTTCAAAAGCTGGCTTTATACCCTGGCAAAAAATCATTGCCTCATGCGCCTGCGTTCGGAAAAAAGAACGCCGGTGGTAACGATGAAAGAAGAATTTGTGCAATCGGAAGAAGCTGTGCATCTGGAGGATGTAATCATCAAAGAAGAAAGTTATTTGCAGATGGAAGATTGCCTCAAACAATTGTCCAATGAACAGCGAAGAACAATTGAACTATTTTATCTGCAAGGCAAATGCTACAACGAAATAGCAGTCGAGACAGGACTTGAATGGAAGGCGGTAAGAAGCTACATTCAAAACGGGCGGCGAAACCTGAAGCTTTGCATGGAAAGCAACACAAAAGCAACGGTGGTTAAATGA
- a CDS encoding T9SS type A sorting domain-containing protein, with amino-acid sequence MKKIQLSVPKPCHENWNEMTPDDQGRFCASCQKSVIDFSTMSDRQLATFFKKPSGSVCGRFHPDQLEREIEIPKKRIPWVRYFFTITLPAFLISCKLAGRQVVKGEPVLKEQHITGDTLAVSTPLIQGDVLPMPNDTLVVPPAPDIMGKVIFSRRDSNAQIDSVVQPKEPKIVKIERIRRCKLQAIATDGKKFGKVPFVYHPLHIQLNEVDHLFEPLTGIMGGLSLSRIPVRKKQKAESLVTPKQASSQQTFILVYPNPVNANAPLTVSTEGLQEGRYTVSIFSSNGAVLQQESVELSKEIQLFQLTVKSVARGIYFLRLQHEESGKNYTEKIIVN; translated from the coding sequence ATGAAAAAGATTCAGCTCTCCGTTCCGAAACCCTGCCACGAAAATTGGAACGAAATGACGCCGGATGACCAGGGCCGCTTTTGCGCTTCCTGTCAAAAATCTGTAATTGATTTCAGTACGATGAGCGACCGGCAGTTAGCTACATTTTTTAAAAAGCCTTCCGGTTCTGTTTGCGGCCGTTTTCATCCGGATCAATTGGAAAGAGAAATCGAAATTCCAAAGAAGCGCATTCCTTGGGTGAGATATTTTTTCACCATTACATTGCCTGCATTTTTGATTTCCTGCAAGTTGGCAGGGAGGCAAGTAGTGAAAGGAGAACCAGTATTGAAAGAACAACACATTACCGGAGATACGTTAGCTGTTTCTACACCATTAATTCAGGGCGATGTCTTGCCAATGCCAAACGATACATTGGTTGTGCCTCCGGCACCCGACATAATGGGAAAGGTTATTTTTTCGCGAAGAGATTCAAATGCACAAATTGATTCGGTTGTACAGCCGAAAGAACCGAAAATTGTGAAGATTGAACGCATAAGGCGGTGTAAGCTGCAAGCCATTGCAACCGATGGCAAAAAGTTTGGAAAGGTGCCGTTCGTGTACCATCCCTTGCACATACAGTTAAATGAAGTAGATCATTTGTTTGAGCCTTTGACCGGTATCATGGGCGGGCTTTCCCTGTCCCGGATACCGGTGAGAAAAAAGCAAAAGGCAGAGAGTCTGGTAACTCCAAAACAAGCATCGTCTCAACAAACTTTCATTCTCGTGTACCCAAATCCTGTAAACGCGAATGCACCGTTAACGGTATCAACAGAAGGCCTGCAGGAAGGCCGTTACACGGTTTCAATTTTTAGCAGCAATGGCGCAGTGTTGCAACAGGAATCGGTGGAATTATCGAAGGAAATTCAATTGTTTCAGCTAACCGTAAAAAGCGTTGCTCGCGGCATTTATTTTCTTCGACTTCAGCACGAAGAATCGGGCAAAAATTATACGGAAAAAATTATCGTAAACTAA
- the xerD gene encoding site-specific tyrosine recombinase XerD: MPIAHCSFGRMWEPYKKGFKAYLQLERSLAENSVTAYLSDLEKFTQFLLDNDVKKSPSEIDLSVLQGFIKWIAELGMTQSSQARIISALRTFYKYCLLEDITTVDPTTLLEAPKLKRTLPDVLSFDEIENILSQIDLSTPEGTRNKAILETMYSCGLRVSEVVELKLSQLFLDVGFVRVIGKGNKERLVPIGSSAIKYINIYTKTIRNHQTIQTGEEDSLFLNRRGKRLTRVMIFLIIKDLVKKAGIKKTVSPHTFRHSFATHLVEGGADLRAVQEMLGHESITTTEIYTHLDREFLRKTLQQFHPGFQ, from the coding sequence TTGCCAATTGCTCATTGTAGCTTTGGCCGCATGTGGGAGCCGTACAAAAAAGGATTTAAAGCCTATTTGCAGTTGGAGCGTTCGCTGGCTGAAAATTCCGTCACAGCTTACTTGTCGGACCTGGAAAAGTTCACGCAGTTTTTGCTGGACAATGATGTCAAAAAATCACCTTCTGAAATTGACCTCTCGGTTTTGCAAGGCTTTATTAAATGGATTGCGGAACTGGGAATGACGCAAAGCTCGCAGGCAAGAATCATTTCGGCGCTGCGAACGTTTTACAAATATTGTTTGCTGGAAGATATCACGACCGTTGATCCCACTACGTTGTTGGAAGCGCCCAAACTCAAACGCACATTGCCCGACGTATTGAGCTTTGACGAAATCGAAAACATTCTTTCGCAAATAGATTTGAGCACACCGGAAGGTACACGAAACAAAGCCATTTTGGAAACGATGTACAGTTGCGGCTTGCGGGTAAGCGAAGTGGTAGAGCTAAAACTTTCGCAATTGTTTTTGGACGTGGGCTTCGTTCGCGTTATTGGCAAAGGAAACAAAGAACGTCTCGTACCGATTGGCAGCAGCGCCATCAAGTACATCAACATTTATACAAAGACCATTCGCAACCACCAAACGATACAAACCGGCGAAGAAGACAGCCTGTTTTTAAACCGCAGAGGAAAGCGGTTAACCCGTGTGATGATTTTCCTCATCATCAAAGACCTGGTAAAAAAAGCGGGCATCAAAAAAACGGTTTCACCACACACCTTTCGGCATTCCTTTGCCACGCATTTGGTGGAAGGTGGCGCAGACTTGCGGGCCGTGCAGGAAATGCTGGGACACGAAAGCATTACCACCACCGAAATTTATACGCATCTCGACCGCGAGTTTTTGCGCAAAACGCTTCAGCAATTTCATCCGGGTTTTCAATAA
- a CDS encoding metallophosphoesterase family protein produces the protein MTRIGLISDTHGYLDEAVFKHFENCDEIWHAGDFGNITIANELAVKTGLTVWGVYGNIDGYDVRSVYPQKLIWNCEDVTVYMTHIGGYPGRYAPGIKGELVDAKAKLFICGHSHILKVIYDDKINCLHINPGAAGNQGWHKIKTLVRFAIDGDNIKDCEVIELGRRGG, from the coding sequence ATGACAAGGATTGGCCTCATCTCCGACACGCACGGTTATCTTGACGAAGCCGTTTTCAAACACTTTGAGAACTGCGACGAAATATGGCACGCGGGTGACTTCGGGAACATTACCATTGCAAACGAACTCGCCGTCAAAACCGGTCTGACCGTCTGGGGCGTTTACGGAAATATTGACGGTTACGATGTGCGCAGCGTGTATCCGCAAAAATTAATCTGGAACTGCGAAGACGTAACCGTTTACATGACACATATTGGTGGCTATCCGGGCCGCTACGCACCGGGCATCAAAGGAGAACTTGTTGACGCCAAAGCAAAGCTGTTTATCTGCGGCCATTCGCACATTTTAAAAGTCATCTACGATGATAAAATTAATTGCCTGCACATCAATCCCGGCGCGGCGGGCAACCAGGGTTGGCACAAAATAAAAACCCTCGTTCGCTTTGCGATTGACGGCGATAACATCAAGGATTGCGAGGTAATTGAATTGGGGAGAAGAGGTGGTTGA
- a CDS encoding homogentisate 1,2-dioxygenase, whose amino-acid sequence MPYYYKLGQIPPKRHTQFRKPDGGLYSEQLFSTEGFSNDYSLLYHIHPPTQIIKTEKPVNVAPQIAEEKMLSHRSFEGFKIKPAKDFLVSRVPVLVNNDVHIVLAAPQQSTTDYFYKNADADELLFVHEGSGVLKTMYGELPFAYGDYLAIPRGTMYQIYFNDENNRLFIVESFSPIRFPKRYLSKYGQLLEHSPFTDRDIRPPQALPTHNEQGDFMVKTKKRGLLYNIHYAGHPFDVVGWDGCCYPFAFSIHDFEPITGRVHQPPPVHQTFEANNFVVCSFCPRLYDYHPQAIPAPYNHSNIDSDEVLYYVDGDFMSRKNVTRGMITLHPAGIPHGPHPGAVEKSIGKKETGELAVMVDTFHPLMLTKQALEIENEGYVMSWAE is encoded by the coding sequence ATGCCATATTATTACAAACTCGGACAAATTCCACCCAAGCGTCACACGCAGTTTCGCAAACCCGACGGTGGTTTGTATTCCGAGCAACTGTTTTCTACCGAAGGTTTTTCGAACGATTATTCTTTGCTCTACCACATTCATCCGCCCACCCAAATCATTAAAACCGAAAAGCCGGTGAACGTGGCGCCGCAAATAGCGGAAGAGAAAATGTTGAGCCATCGCAGTTTTGAAGGGTTTAAAATAAAGCCGGCGAAAGATTTTTTAGTGAGCCGCGTTCCGGTTTTGGTAAACAACGACGTGCACATTGTACTTGCAGCGCCGCAACAAAGCACCACGGACTACTTTTATAAAAACGCCGATGCCGACGAACTACTATTTGTGCACGAAGGCAGCGGCGTGCTAAAAACAATGTACGGCGAATTGCCTTTTGCGTATGGCGATTATCTCGCTATTCCGCGGGGCACGATGTACCAGATTTATTTCAACGACGAGAACAATAGGTTGTTCATTGTTGAATCTTTCAGCCCCATTCGTTTTCCCAAAAGATACCTGAGCAAATACGGACAGTTATTGGAACATTCGCCGTTCACGGATCGAGACATCCGGCCGCCGCAGGCTTTGCCAACGCACAACGAGCAGGGCGATTTTATGGTGAAGACAAAAAAGCGCGGCTTGTTGTACAACATTCATTATGCCGGTCACCCGTTTGACGTTGTGGGATGGGATGGCTGTTGTTATCCCTTTGCTTTTTCGATTCACGATTTTGAACCTATAACCGGGAGAGTGCATCAGCCGCCGCCGGTGCATCAAACCTTTGAAGCAAATAATTTCGTCGTTTGCTCTTTCTGTCCACGGCTTTATGATTATCATCCGCAAGCCATTCCAGCGCCGTACAACCACAGCAACATTGACAGCGATGAAGTATTGTATTATGTAGATGGCGATTTCATGAGCCGTAAAAATGTAACACGAGGAATGATTACGCTTCATCCTGCGGGCATTCCGCACGGCCCGCATCCCGGTGCGGTGGAAAAGAGCATTGGCAAAAAAGAAACCGGCGAATTAGCCGTGATGGTGGATACCTTTCATCCGCTCATGCTCACAAAGCAAGCGCTGGAGATTGAAAACGAAGGCTACGTGATGAGCTGGGCCGAATGA
- the infA gene encoding translation initiation factor IF-1, giving the protein MSKQPLIKQDGTILEALSNAMFRVKLENGHEILATISGKMRMHYIRILPGDKVGVEMSPYDLSRGRIIFRYK; this is encoded by the coding sequence ATGTCGAAACAGCCATTAATTAAACAGGACGGAACAATCTTAGAAGCCTTGTCCAATGCCATGTTCAGGGTAAAGTTGGAAAACGGCCACGAAATTTTGGCAACCATCTCAGGAAAAATGAGAATGCACTACATACGGATTTTGCCAGGCGATAAAGTGGGAGTAGAGATGAGCCCGTATGATTTGAGCAGAGGCCGGATTATTTTCAGGTACAAGTAA
- the ykgO gene encoding type B 50S ribosomal protein L36 yields the protein MRVRASIKKRSADCKIVRRKGRLYVINKKNPRFKQRQG from the coding sequence ATGCGAGTTAGAGCATCCATCAAAAAAAGAAGCGCCGACTGCAAAATTGTACGTCGCAAGGGTCGTCTTTACGTAATCAACAAAAAGAACCCCCGCTTCAAGCAAAGACAAGGATAA
- the rpsM gene encoding 30S ribosomal protein S13 has product MARIAGVDLPKNKRGEIGLTYIFGIGLSTARYILDKHSIDRSKKVNEWNDDELAHIRGTITDELKVEGALRSEVQMSIKRLLDIACYRGLRHRKGLPVRGQRTKTNSRTRKGKRKTVAGKKKAPKK; this is encoded by the coding sequence ATGGCTCGTATTGCCGGCGTTGACTTACCAAAAAACAAAAGAGGCGAAATAGGCTTGACCTATATTTTCGGGATTGGCCTTTCCACCGCTCGTTACATTCTTGACAAGCACAGCATTGACCGCAGCAAGAAAGTGAACGAATGGAACGATGATGAACTGGCGCACATTCGCGGTACCATCACCGATGAATTGAAAGTAGAAGGCGCTTTGCGTTCTGAAGTGCAAATGAGCATTAAGCGTTTGCTTGACATTGCTTGTTACCGTGGCCTTCGCCACCGTAAAGGTTTGCCGGTAAGAGGTCAGCGCACAAAAACCAACAGCCGTACCCGTAAGGGCAAACGCAAAACGGTTGCGGGTAAAAAGAAAGCGCCGAAGAAATAA
- the rpsK gene encoding 30S ribosomal protein S11: MAKAQAGGKGGQQSAKAAAKKRIVKVDAYGDAHINATFNNLIISITNKQGQVISWSSAGKMGFKGSKKNTPYAAQMASGDASKVALDAGVKRVDVFVKGPGAGRESSIRALAQSGIEVTSIKDVTPLPHNGCRPPKKRRV; the protein is encoded by the coding sequence ATGGCAAAAGCACAAGCGGGCGGCAAAGGCGGACAACAAAGCGCTAAGGCCGCAGCAAAAAAAAGAATTGTAAAGGTTGACGCCTACGGCGATGCGCACATCAATGCGACTTTCAACAACCTCATTATCTCCATCACCAACAAGCAAGGCCAGGTAATTTCTTGGTCAAGTGCCGGTAAAATGGGCTTCAAAGGTTCTAAAAAGAATACCCCTTACGCAGCGCAGATGGCGTCTGGCGATGCTTCTAAAGTAGCCTTGGATGCCGGTGTAAAAAGAGTAGACGTATTTGTAAAAGGTCCCGGGGCCGGCAGAGAAAGTTCCATTCGCGCATTGGCTCAGTCGGGCATTGAAGTAACTTCTATCAAAGACGTTACGCCGCTGCCGCACAACGGTTGCCGTCCTCCGAAGAAGAGAAGAGTTTAA
- the rpsD gene encoding 30S ribosomal protein S4 — MARYNGPKTKISRIFGEPILGNGKWLGKNSNPPGQHGAQRKRKTLGEYALQLREKQKAKYTYGVLEKQFRKTFEEAARRKGVTGENLIKLLEARLDNTVFRMGIAPSRPAARQLVSHKHVTVNGEVVNVPSFQLKPGDIVALKDKAKDNTAITSQTRGRNPKFTWIDYNETAQQGTFITYPEREAVPENIKEQLIVELYSK; from the coding sequence ATGGCACGTTACAATGGTCCAAAGACCAAGATTTCCCGCATTTTCGGGGAGCCCATCCTGGGCAATGGCAAATGGTTAGGTAAAAATTCTAACCCTCCCGGTCAGCACGGCGCACAGCGCAAGCGCAAGACTTTGGGAGAATATGCACTTCAGCTCCGCGAAAAACAAAAAGCCAAATACACATACGGCGTTTTGGAGAAGCAGTTCCGCAAAACATTTGAAGAAGCTGCTCGTCGCAAAGGCGTTACCGGCGAAAACCTCATTAAATTATTGGAAGCCCGTTTGGACAATACCGTTTTCCGCATGGGTATTGCGCCAAGCCGTCCGGCTGCACGCCAGTTGGTGAGCCACAAGCACGTTACGGTTAACGGCGAAGTGGTAAACGTTCCTTCTTTCCAATTGAAACCCGGTGACATCGTTGCCCTGAAAGACAAGGCAAAAGACAATACTGCCATCACCAGCCAAACTCGCGGCCGCAACCCGAAGTTTACATGGATTGATTACAACGAAACAGCGCAGCAAGGCACGTTCATTACCTATCCTGAGCGGGAAGCCGTTCCTGAGAACATCAAGGAGCAGCTGATTGTGGAATTGTATTCTAAGTAA